In Elaeis guineensis isolate ETL-2024a chromosome 1, EG11, whole genome shotgun sequence, a genomic segment contains:
- the LOC105032441 gene encoding exocyst complex component EXO70B1-like, producing MAAAAKIDGQEKVIAAAQHIVKSLATSKNAAEDMIRILSGFDNRLSIMNDGLFPPAPDAASGDEPSEAETRLEAAEKLLLRWDTSSCDSLLWEAPPEEIAEFVAAADEVISLVADPQTFPSSAAGGDLLCRAESALQIAMSRLEEEFRYLMIQNTVPLNADGLYGSIRRVSLSFTSDSGENIEDFESSVEEEQQQQQPQQQEGSPEHRAGSSLLDDRSVDLIRPEAISCLKEIADRMIWADYGRELHQVYCTVRRDILDECLSILGVDRMSIEEVQRMEWRMLDDKMKKWIQAVKIVVRVLLTEEKRLCDQIFAACEALREECFTETAKGCVMQLLNFGDAIAICQRSSEKLFRILDMYEALADVMPDLQALFSADSRELICGEAEGILKRLGDAVRGTLLEFENAVQRETSRKPMQGGEIHPLTRYVMNYMRLLVVYGDTLDLLLDDGGMGDFSDKDRSERGESDDSRYLGSMTPLGRRLLVLMSYLESNVEEKSKLYEDGAMQYIFLMNNILYIVQKVKDSELGRLLGDRWIRNHRSQIRQCATCYLRTSWTKVLSCLKDDGFGSGSGSSNSVSKMALKERFKSFNLAFEEIYRVQTTWKVPDPQLREELRISISEKVIPAYRSFMGRFGGQLEGGRNAAKYIKYTPEDLENHLLDLFEGLPGPANHPRRKS from the coding sequence ATGGCGGCGGCGGCGAAGATCGACGGCCAGGAGAAGGTGATAGCGGCAGCGCAGCATATCGTCAAGAGCCTCGCCACCTCCAAGAACGCGGCCGAGGACATGATCCGCATCCTCTCCGGCTTCGACAACCGCCTCTCCATCATGAACGACGGCCTCTTCCCCCCCGCCCCCGACGCCGCCTCCGGAGACGAGCCCTCCGAGGCCGAGACCCGCCTCGAAGCCGCCGAGAAGCTCCTCCTCCGCTGGGACACCTCCTCCTGCGACTCCCTCCTCTGGGAGGCGCCTCCTGAGGAGATCGCCGAGTTCGTCGCTGCGGCTGACGAGGTAATCTCCCTTGTCGCCGACCCCCAGACGTTCCCTTCCTCCGCCGCCGGCGGCGACCTCCTTTGTCGCGCCGAGAGCGCGCTCCAGATCGCCATGTCCCGCCTCGAGGAGGAGTTCCGCTACCTCATGATCCAGAACACCGTCCCTCTCAACGCCGACGGCCTCTACGGCTCCATCCGCCGGGTTTCTCTTTCCTTCACCTCCGACAGCGGCGAGAACATCGAGGACTTCGAGAGCTCCGTCGAGGaggagcagcagcagcaacagccgcagcagCAGGAGGGCAGTCCCGAGCACAGGGCTGGCAGCAGCCTCTTGGACGATCGGAGCGTGGATCTGATCCGCCCGGAAGCCATTTCCTGTCTGAAAGAGATCGCCGACCGCATGATCTGGGCCGATTATGGGAGGGAGCTCCACCAGGTCTACTGCACAGTCCGGCGTGACATCCTTGATGAGTGCCTCTCCATTCTAGGGGTTGACCGGATGAGCATCGAGGAGGTGCAGAGGATGGAATGGCGGATGCTCGATGATAAGATGAAGAAGTGGATTCAGGCTGTCAAGATCGTTGTCAGGGTTCTTCTCACGGAGGAGAAGCGGCTCTGCGACCAGATTTTTGCTGCTTGTGAAGCGCTAAGGGAGGAATGCTTCACAGAGACTGCCAAGGGTTGTGTCATGCAGCTGCTTAACTTTGGGGATGCCATTGCTATCTGTCAGAGATCTTCAGAGAAGCTTTTCAGGATACTGGACATGTATGAAGCTCTTGCTGATGTGATGCCCGACCTGCAGGCCTTGTTCTCAGCAGATTCGAGGGAGCTTATATGTGGTGAAGCCGAGGGGATTCTGAAGAGATTGGGAGATGCTGTGAGGGGCACTCTTTTGGAGTTTGAGAATGCAGTTCAGCGAGAGACATCTCGGAAGCCAATGCAGGGAGGTGAGATACATCCCTTGACACGCTATGTGATGAATTATATGAGACTGCTAGTTGTTTATGGTGACACATTGGATTTGCTTCTGGATGATGGTGGAATGGGGGATTTTTCTGACAAGGATCGTTCTGAAAGGGGTGAGAGTGATGATAGCAGGTATTTGGGGAGCATGACTCCATTGGGCAGACGTTTACTAGTGTTGATGTCCTATTTGGAGTCCAATGTTGAAGAAAAATCTAAACTTTATGAAGATGGTGCGATGCAATACATATTTTTGATGAATAATATACTTTATAtagttcagaaagtgaaggattcTGAGCTTGGGAGACTTTTAGGAGACCGCTGGATACGTAATCACCGTAGCCAAATTCGCCAGTGTGCCACTTGCTACCTTAGAACTTCCTGGACCAAAGTGTTGTCTTGTCTAAAGGATGATGGATTTGGAAGCGGAAGTGGGAGCTCTAACAGTGTTTCCAAGATGGCTCTCAAGGAAAGGTTCAAGAGTTTTAACTTGGCATTTGAAGAAATATATAGGGTCCAGACAACTTGGAAGGTTCCGGATCCCCAGCTGAGAGAAGAACTGAGAATATCTATATCAGAGAAGGTCATCCCTGCATACCGCTCATTTATGGGAAGGTTTGGTGGTCAACTGGAGGGTGGGAGGAATGCCGCAAAGTACATCAAGTACACTCCAGAGGATTTGGAGAACCATCTGCTGGATTTGTTCGAAGGGTTGCCTGGACCAGCAAACCACCCAAGGAGAAAATCTTAG